A window of Pseudophryne corroboree isolate aPseCor3 chromosome 1, aPseCor3.hap2, whole genome shotgun sequence genomic DNA:
CCATGACCCGTTAAGGAAACTTGACCTGCATGTCATCTACACATTTGATAACAAGTGGAAGGGTTACCACAAGTTTGATACAGCTGTACATTAGAGGTAGGGATGGTTAAACAGGAAATTGAAAGttacaaaaaaaaagtattttaattgCAGCACTGATGTTAGCCAATGACAATGCACAAGAAATGAAGCAAAGCCCTGAAATACTATTGCAGATATACAGGTAGCTTTCTTGAACCTGATCTGGCACTACAAAATGTGAAGTGACCTTTACACATAACGTTTACAAAACGGGGTAAGGTCAACACCAAACAGATGATACCAGGACTTGGCCTGAGAACCCTACTAAATTCCAGTTCAGAACCATGAAAAGCTATTATGCTAGGATAGCATGGTTAGTCAGTAGGAAGCAATACAAAGATCTTGCAGTgcagatttgttttttgtttgtttttttggggtggtgtgtgtgtggggggggggtgtttaaagGAAGGAGCAGTGGGAAAGAAATCAATTTGTGAAAAAGACAAATTTGTACAATTTTATCATAAATCTTATTGCCAAAATACGCAAATGTTAACCATACATGGAGTCTGGAATAAACAAAGCAGAATAATAAGGCATGACTGAACACAAGAAGGATGCAGGATAGAGGGAGGGAGACTGTCTTTGGAATCACTCAGATTTAAACACCCGTGCACCATTCACAGATCAGAGGAACCACAGAACTTTCACAGAAAATTCCAGGGAAAGAGgggttgagaaaaaaaaaaaaaaattataaagggaAGGCATCCTACGATCTGGCTCCGCAAATAGCTCAGGCGGCCATCTTATTAAATAAAGCGGCAAACAAAATTCATTCAGACCAGAATAAAGTCTCATCTCTCAACCCTACACATCTACACACACAAAAGAAAGAATTTTGAACAAGGTGGCTGACAGCGGTATTCAGTGACTCATCAGCAGACACTGCCACATGCACTGGTGGCCAGCCCCAACAGTCCATATAAAAAAAGATCCAGTAGCCTTTTGGGTCTTATTCGTCATCATCCTCTTCATCATCAAAGTCTTCTTCATCCCCCTCATCTTCCAAATCCCTTTTCCGTTTCTCTCCCTGGTGCCCATCTACACAAAAGGACAGAACAGACTGTTATAGTACACATTCTACAAGTTAATACATGTGCAAATAGACATCTTGTGATATATGGCGTTTAACAATGGCAAAAGGCTTCATAAATAAGATGCAGTTGTAGCAAGGACtttatacacaaaaaaaaaacaaaaacgtaatTTACCGCAACTGAAGTTATAGCGGCTATCACACGAAAAGTGCAGCAAAAACCACTTATATAAAGGGTATGCATGCTTTTTTGCACCTATCCTGTTGAAAAGTCACACAGAATTTGCACAATAATGCAAGCCAGCAAAGCCAGAGTATTGGCGAACAGGGAAATCTGCCCTTCACAAAGCAAGCTAATTAAAACTATTTCTGCTTCTTGCACATACCCTCATCTTCAtcatctccctcttcctcctcttctacaTCCTCCTGTAAAAGAGTAATATCTTGTTAATCACCGAGATACTTCGCATCTTAAAGCATTTTTCAACCAGAAAATAACTTACCTCATCTACTACATCTTCATCCTCATCAAGCTCATCTTCATCAagatcatcctcctcctcttcatcttcctctCCTTCTGTGGGATAATTTAAAAATACTTGTAAATATTTAAAAAGACCATACATTGGTGACACCAGAGCATACTGCAACATATGCATTAGCAATTTGACCAGTAATACTAAAACATGTAGAGGCGATTTAGAGAATGATAGTGGACCATCTTGCAATAGTTAAGACCATTAAAAGAATTGGGTCATACAAAATATCTAGCAAGCCAGATTACGTGGCTACCACTTGCAGCAGTCTCTGGGCAATAAAATAATCTTATTAGATTTAACATTCTACCACAAGGAGTCACTGAGGCAAACAAGATCATCGCTGGCAAATTATGCACTCAGCAAGCTGTTCTGCAAGATGGATGGGCTTAATAGCAACAAGGGTCCAAGAATTAGTCTAaagcaggggcggccagacttttgaagTCGgcaatctactttgaaagctaaaaagcttttgtgatctacctaggaggaatagcgCGAGCCGCAGGtgcgcaaaaaaggggcgtggtacaACAAAAAAAGGGACTtctccttgctgcacagagtgtaatgactgtctcgcacaaaataacacattggcccccacaggtaaaaacctcaaacacatatgcccccacagtgccagatatgcccccacagtgccagatacagatatacccccaaagtgccatgtgcccacactgccagatatgccccaccacagtgccagattacagatatacccccacagtgccatgtggccgcagttccagatatgcccccacagtgccagattacagatatgcccccacagtgccatgtgcctgcagtgccagatataaccccacagtgtcacatatgcccccatagtgcccaccgtgctgtgtggagagcgcagcgtgcgcttctcctgcccctcagtctggtctccggcggtgacggcagcgtgtatggctcaaatcaggcgccgtttcgcgagctctgattagctaactaaccggcgcctgatttgagctacactccgccgtcactgccggagaccagactgaggggcaggacggcaggcagcagaagcgcggcttcgggtggatgggcagcggatcgcgatcgactggtcgcatgtccgcgatcgactgtttggccacccctagtCTAAAGGTATGCCACGCTTAAAGTCTGTACCTTCTCCATTCTCATCTGCATCCTCCCCATCTGGTTCTGGGTCAGAATCTGGAGCCTCTTGACCATCAGCATCAAACCCATCAAGGAAAGTTAGTTGCGGCAGCAAAGCAAATACACTTTCTCTGTAGTTATTCAGCATTGTCACCTCACAATTGAACAGATCTAAACTCATGAGGTGAGTTAGTTTCTTCTGTGAATATAAGAAAGTATGGAAGGATTACATAAAGTTACATGTCCCATAACATTTTACCAAGTTTGTGTTGGGATTCCACCAAATACCCTCTAATACTAGTATAAGATAAAGGTTAAGatggcagaacaggtcctgcattaCTGTGTACAGACTAAGGGACAATTATGAACTGTAGCATTAATCTGAATTGTTTTCACTATGTGTTCTTATAAAATGCAGCTGCATTTTTAAGCACTTTTTCCAGCATggcactacaaatcccagcatggtaGAACCACTTACTATATTTAATGTTAGTGTGCATTCGAAGCCCCCACCATTTTTTCCTAAAGCCTAGTGAAAAGTATTTGACATTCATAGTATATGCCATAATCACCACATTTGCAGAGACTACACAATATTCCACTTTAAAATGACTACTACAGTTGCACTACTGAATTAATATGGGAAATGTATTCTTTGGTACAATCCTTTTTATACCAAAATATAACCAAATGCAGTTTTCTGGCTAAAGATAGGTGTCAAGACAAACTTGGCAGCCTTTACAAGCACCCAATTATCAATACTCCGGTAAAGAATCAATACTGGGAAAATACTCACAAGTGGCTCCAAGGTGTTGATGTCTTTAATCTTATTGCCGCTGAGATTTAAGTGCGTCAGATTTGGGGTCCTCTCTGCAAGCACCTCTAAACCACCAGAAATTCTGTTGTCACTAAGCTCTAACTGCAAAAGATAAGATATGTGGGTGTTATATAAAGTTGTAAAAGTATATAAAGAAATTGCCGTCTTTAAGAAATCCATTTCTTCCTGTTATTTAGTTAGCCCATTTTTGCGCCCAAAATGATACACTTAGGTCTGAACTTAGTGTTTTTGCCTATGTTTTTGCTAACAGGCTTTAATCAGGTTTTTCTTCTTCCAGAGCCTGCTGAGGTACCAAAAGAAAGTCGCCGATAGCTGCCAGCTGATATCCCCTGGGGCTATACAATTAgcctcataggggtatatgcaattgtggtcgaattcccgaaattgtcgaatttcgggtcattttcgaccaaaaaaaaaaattcccctatgcaatccagtgctttccgaccaaaaaacggactttcaaaattcgactttttgaaattcgaatttttgcaaattcgacttttctgcaatgatacaagtgctgcaattcgaccaaagcatattcaattcaagttttgaaattcgacagcagtgcttttagacagcaaattcgtcattttcaatccgccacactttggagggtgaaaacaaataaaaaaattttaaacatgttttttttggtgtttttttttttgggaatagcagatctatttatattagaagggattaggtactttttttttttgggaggcacaaatatttatatattttttaaaatattattattattatttttttttttttttttttatgctggaagggtaaaatcataaaaaaaaatggcgtggggtcccccctccaaagcataaccagcctcgggctcattgagctggtcctggttctaaaaatgcggggaaaaaattgacaggaaatcccccgtatttttaaaaccagcaccgggctctgcgcctggtgccaaaaatacgggggacaaaaagagtaggggtcccccgtatttttaacaccagcatcgggctccactagctggacagataatgccacagccgggggtcacttttatgccgtgccctgcggccgtggcatcaaatatccaactagtcacccctggccggggtaccctgggggagtggggaccccttcaatcaaggggtccccccccccagccacccaagggccaggggtgaagcccgaggctgtcccccccccatccaatgggctgcggatgggggggctgatagcctttgtgataataaaaagatattgttttttccaatagtactacaagtcccagcaagcctcccccgcaagctggtacttggagaaccacaagtaccagcatgcgggagaaaaacgggcccgctggtacctgtagtactactgggaaaaaaatacccaaataaaaacaggacacacacaccgtcgacagtaaaactttatttcatacatcgacacacatacttacctatgttcacacgccgacatcggtcctcttctccatgtagaatccacggatacctgtaaagaaaagttcaaaatactcacctcaaccatggtccagagataaatccacggacttggcaaaataagaaaacgcaaatacccgcaccaaaaacggactgaaaggggtcccatgctgacacatgggacacctttccacgaatgagacttgtcagtgacagctgtcactgacaggtctctaagccaatcaggaagcgcaacttcgttgcgctcacctgattggctgagcgctgtctgcactgtgacagcgcatcgcacagctccctccattatattcaatggtgggaacttagcggctagcggtgaggtcacccgccggtcagcggctgaccggcgggtgaccccaccgctacccgcaaagttcccaccattgaaagtaatggagcggctttgcgatgcgctgtcacagtacagacagcggacagccaatcaggtgagcgccacggaagtagcgcttcctgattggctgaagggacgtcagtgacaggagtcacgtgatgtcccggcattcgggagaaaggggtctgatgtgaaaacattggacccctttctagtccggtatggatcggtgttcggtttgtttttttgccaagaacgtggatttacctctggacgtggatgtacctctggacgctggaaggcgagtataattttttcacaggtaccctcggatcgtcggcgaccgtggcagtcggcgtgtcaacataggtaagtatgtgtgtgtcggcagtatgtaataaagttgtacaagtcacggtgtctgtgtcctgtttttatttgggtattttttttccagtagtactacaggtaccagcgggcccgtttttctcccgcatgctggtacttgtggttctccaagtaccagcttgcgggggaggcttgctgggacttattgttttttccattagtactacatctttttattatcacaaaaggctatcagcccccccatccgcagcccattggatgggggggggggacagcctcgggcttcacccctggcccttgggtggctggggggggggaccccttgattgaaggggtccccactcccccagggtaccccggccaggggtgactagttggatatttgatgccacggccgcagggcacggcataaaagtgacccccggctgtggcattatctgtccagctagtggagcccgatgctggtgttaaaaatacgggggacccctactctttttgtcccccgtatttttggcaccagcatcaggcgcagagcccggtgctggttttaaaaatacgggggatccctggccaatttttcccctgcatttttagaaccaggaccagctcaaagagcccgaggctggttatgctttggaggggggaccccacgccattttttttccgggtttttcacgtttttttccccgttttttaaaatcgcggcaaaatccgccaaatcggccgattttcgaccgcgattctggcgaatccgtttttcattgaatatggtgaatcccggcaggcacctgccgggattcacctggcgaatttggtcgaattaaaaaacggcgataattgccgcgaattcgaccgcaattgcatataccccatagtgtaagtTCCTGCAGCTACTTAAATTCTCCTATAAAAATTATTAACTTCATGTACATTACATAAGACATCAAGCTTCCAATTTGCACATGCCAACCAAGACTACTGTAGTCCCTTGTATGAACTTTAACAGTTGATTAAACAAAGCAGTTTAAGAGCTTCAGCACAATAACCTACCTTCTTTAGTTTTTCAAGTTTGGGAAGATTAGACACTGACAATAAGTTGATGTTTATCATACTTAAGATCTCCATGTTTACAAAGTCAGCAGTAAGCCCTGTGATCTTGCCATCTGAACGGCAGTTATCCAGAACCATTTCTTTAACCTGGatggggaaaaataaaaaataaatccctGTTAGagcatgtattttatttatttattaacagtttcttatatagcgcagcaaattccgttgcgctttacaattggaaataacaatggtataacaaactgggtgatacagtcagaggtaggaaggccctgctcgcaagcttacaatctatagaacaaACTCTGGCCTAATCTTACATATCCCAGCACTTTTCCACAAGCAATGACTGTGTACGCTTTTTTGTTTCTGTAGCAAAAAAACTTGAAGGTGCAGTAGGTAAGCAGCTATGTAGCAGACTGTTGAAGTGTATGTAATAATGCAGTCAGTCCAGTCTATTAAGATTCCTCCCATCTTTGGGTGGGGCAAAGAGCAGAGGCAGTACCATACTGTATTCATGCACTGGCAGTTCCATAATCCTGTTTATGTACAACAAAATAGCATCAGTAACCTTTAGCACTCTGGCATTGCAGTGTTTGGATTAACATGCACTAATACAGCAACTGCACAGCTATGCAGCTATTGTGGAATGGGAATCAACACTGCACTCAACCACACATTGACTTCTGCCACACCCACTTGCTTCCAGTTATGAACAGTAGTTTCATAAATAGTGTTTACCATATCATACAAACTAATCCTTTCAGAACAAGAATGTACTTAACCcatagcacagaaggagttaaatgTTCTGCCACAAAATTGTTCCCGCTCATTATATAATATGTAGAGCCTGCAGCTTCTTATGCAGAATGTCACAGGACACCAACAGCTCTGCCTTACTGTTTAAGGTTTAAAATGTGTGCAAATACACTGGATACAGAGCATGTAGGATAAGTGTGGGATTTACTGCCTTTATCAGACCACAAATCTACAATAACTGATCTGGGAGAAAACAACAGACAGTTCAGAAAAGCATGGTTAGCTGCAGTACAAAATCTAACATCGCAAATGAATGAAACATCGGGACCTGCCATAGGGTATTCacaagaccagtggttctcaaacggtgccgtggcaccctggggtgcctcggaacacCTGCAATGGTGTCTTAGAttggtggtcctggaccaattCAATTTATGGCCAATGAAATAGGCAAATCCAGCACTGGTGACTGTCAATCAAAAAACATATGGACACAagaaaatcctgtccctcaccacacaattgatgacTAACAATTAACTGAAATCTTTATTTCTAAAGAAACTTTTGGCACAAGGGGTGcgataaaaaaaattctaatactctaaggcagaggttcccaaactgtgtgccgtggctccctggggtgcctctggacacttgcaagggtgccctgggttggtggtccaggaccaattcaaattattcatggtcaatataataggcaaaaccagtgctg
This region includes:
- the LOC134909489 gene encoding acidic leucine-rich nuclear phosphoprotein 32 family member B-like, whose translation is MDMKKRLNLELRNRKAAEVKEMVLDNCRSDGKITGLTADFVNMEILSMININLLSVSNLPKLEKLKKLELSDNRISGGLEVLAERTPNLTHLNLSGNKIKDINTLEPLKKLTHLMSLDLFNCEVTMLNNYRESVFALLPQLTFLDGFDADGQEAPDSDPEPDGEDADENGEEGEEDEEEEDDLDEDELDEDEDVVDEEDVEEEEEGDDEDEDGHQGEKRKRDLEDEGDEEDFDDEEDDDE